Below is a window of Hydrogenimonas sp. DNA.
GCTATAGAGAGATCCTGGATATGGATATCATCCATGAAGAGTCCTATGCGACATACAAAGGGTTTTTCGAAGCCTTGAAAGATCGAGGTGTAAAGAGAGTGAATCTGGTGATCAGTGACGGACACCGGGGAATCAAGAAAGCCGCCAGCGACAGTTTCGTAGGCTCAAGCTGGCAGCTTTGTACGGTACACATGAAGCGTAACCTGATGAAAATTGTACCAAAAAATCTTTTGCAGAGGTAGTGGGACATCTCGATGACATTCTAAAAGCCAAGGATATCAAGGAGGCCATGAGTATGGCCCACGGCATGATTGCCGCCTATGAAGAGCGGATGCCAAAGCTGGCCAGATTTCTTGAAGAGAATATTGCTGACGCGATAACGTTTCTGGCCTTTCCGAAGCCACACCACCGCAAGATCCACTCCACCAACGTACTGGAGCGGCTCAACAAGGAGGTGAAACGTCGAACCAAAGTCGTCGGAGCGTTCCCCTGCGAGGAATCGGTGCTGCGTCTACTGGTGCCACTGGCGGTTGATACCAACGCCAAGTGGTTGGATAGAAAATATGTCTCGTGGGAAAATCTGGAACACGATGAAAATGTCGATGATGAATTTACAGAAAAATCTTGACGTTATCGAAAACGGGTTATATGCAAACAGTTTTTCGATGTAGAGAAGATAAGGCTCCATAAAGAAGCAAGCTGACAATAAGATAGTTTAAATAAGGGTGTAAATGATAAAAAATAATTATTTTTCTTTTTTAAATAAAATTTTTCAAGAATATAGATCTCACAAACATTATATTGCATATGCTTTATTTCTTTCTTTATATGTATATTTACCTCAAATATTAGGCGTTGGATCAATAAGACAGGGTGTTCTTTGGTTGATATCTATAATGATTTTATGGCTTATTTCAAAAGTCAATAAATTATTGTTTTCTGTATTTGCATTTATAACACTGTTTATTAGTGCAATTGGCATTCATATCTACTACCACTGGGGAGATTTAAGGCTGTCATCACGCTTGGAAGTAGCTTTGTTATCACCACATGAAGAAACAATGGAATATCTGCAAACATATATTAATTGGGTAGATATTATTGCAATATTATATTTTATAATAGGTAGCTATTTGTTGTATTTTTTGTTTAAAAAAAGAAACAATTTTTTAAAAATTGTGAAAGTTTCTTCACTTGTTTTATTACTTATCATTTTTAGTACTTTAAGTTTATTAATAAATCCGGTTGAAAGAATAACCCCTTTCAATTTAATTAGCATAGTTGAAGAAGCCAACAAATGGCAAAGTCTAATAGGACAAAGAAAAAAATTTTTACAACAAAGAAAACACAAGTATAATCTTAGTGAATTGCCATATGATAAAATAGTGATAATTATTGGAGAAAGTGCAAATAGATATCATATGAGTGTCTATGGTTATAATAGAAAAACTACACCATTTTTAGATTCTCTAAAAAATAGAGGAGTAGGCTTTTATTTTAATAATATTTTTTCTCCTGCAAACTCAACCAGGTATGCTATTCCTTTAGAGTTAACAAGTGCAAAAGTTGAACATTTTTTCGATTTTTTAGTATCAGAATCTATTATTACTGTACTTAACGATATAGGATATAAAACATATTGGATTTCAAATCAGAGTATGGTTGGAGAACATGATACCTATATTACAAGTATCGCCAATGAAGCAAATATTACTCAAATATTGAATGCTTTCTATACAGACCAAAAAAGCGAAAAGAGTGTTCCAGATGAAATTTTATTAAAATATTTGGATAAATTTAAACCAGAATCATCAAAAAAACAGGCATTCTTTTTTCATTTAATGGGGTCACATGCAATGTACGAAAGAAGATGCCCGGAGAATAGAAGATTTATAAAAAGTCCTCAAAACATGATAGATAACTATGATAATTCAGTTTACTATACAGACTTTGTACTTTCACAAATATATGAAAGATTCAAAAAAGCAAATACATTGTTTATCTATATCTCTGATCATGGTGAATATTTTGGTAAAGTTAGACACGGCCATGGATCTTTGAAAGGATATAAAGATGAGTTTAACATTCCATTTATTGCAATTAGTTCATCATTCAATCCGAGATTATCTTCACTATATGAGCTGAATAAGATAAAGAGTATAAATATGGAAAGTTTTTATGATATCGTATTGTATTTACTCGGATTAAAGGAAGAGCTTGAAGAAATTAACAATACAAAAGTAATAACTGTCTCTCCAAGTGATATAGTAAATTATACAGACTTGAAATAAAGGTTTAGATTGCAAGTTATATCCATACTATTTAAAAAAACAGTTACTTTTATAGTGGATGTAATAATTTTTTTTAGTTTGTTAGAACTTGCTTATTATATAAAAATGGGTAAAAGCTTAGATTTTATTTTTATAAAAAATATTATTAGTTTTAATGTTAAATATGTCATATTTTTAGTGTTCATATTTTTATTATTCATATTTATTAGGTTTTTGTTGAGTAAAATAAAAACAGTTTATAAATATGCGGCTGCTTTTATATCAATGGTATTGCTGGTTGAAACCAATGCACTTAGTGACTTTTTATATACCATGAAAGCTGTAAAAATATTATATTGGCATGAAGGAAAAATTGTTAATCAAAGTCATGTAAAATATAAATTAATTGCACATGCCGGTGGTGAATTGGAAGGCTTTACTTATCTTAATTGCCTAGAGAGTTTGGACCATTCATATAAAAAAGGTTTTAAGCTAATCGAATTGGATATACAAAAGACTGGAGACGGATATTTTGTCGCAGTTCATGATTGGAATAGTTGGAGAAAAATGACTAACTATAAAGGCGATTCTTTACCAACTTTGAAAGAGTTTCTTGCTCATCGTTTATATAATAAATATACGCCACTTGATATGCATGCAATTAATAATTGGTTTTCAAAACATCCTGATATTATATTGGTAACAGATAAAATAAACTCTCCTGTAAAGTTTGCCGACAAATTTATTGATAAAGATAGATTGGTTATGGAATTATTTACTATAGAGTCGATTATTAAGGCCAAAGAGATAGGTGTAACCCCTATGGCCAGCTATAATCTATTATCTCTTTTGG
It encodes the following:
- a CDS encoding mobile element protein, whose amino-acid sequence is MAHGMIAAYEERMPKLARFLEENIADAITFLAFPKPHHRKIHSTNVLERLNKEVKRRTKVVGAFPCEESVLRLLVPLAVDTNAKWLDRKYVSWENLEHDENVDDEFTEKS
- a CDS encoding integral membrane protein, producing the protein MIKNNYFSFLNKIFQEYRSHKHYIAYALFLSLYVYLPQILGVGSIRQGVLWLISIMILWLISKVNKLLFSVFAFITLFISAIGIHIYYHWGDLRLSSRLEVALLSPHEETMEYLQTYINWVDIIAILYFIIGSYLLYFLFKKRNNFLKIVKVSSLVLLLIIFSTLSLLINPVERITPFNLISIVEEANKWQSLIGQRKKFLQQRKHKYNLSELPYDKIVIIIGESANRYHMSVYGYNRKTTPFLDSLKNRGVGFYFNNIFSPANSTRYAIPLELTSAKVEHFFDFLVSESIITVLNDIGYKTYWISNQSMVGEHDTYITSIANEANITQILNAFYTDQKSEKSVPDEILLKYLDKFKPESSKKQAFFFHLMGSHAMYERRCPENRRFIKSPQNMIDNYDNSVYYTDFVLSQIYERFKKANTLFIYISDHGEYFGKVRHGHGSLKGYKDEFNIPFIAISSSFNPRLSSLYELNKIKSINMESFYDIVLYLLGLKEELEEINNTKVITVSPSDIVNYTDLK